The Desulfosporosinus acidiphilus SJ4 genome has a window encoding:
- the scfB gene encoding thioether cross-link-forming SCIFF peptide maturase, protein MFNFKELAGYDFKKNVHCFRQGDLLIGYDVNSGSIHLLDEETFNILRTMEDLNKKESRLSQEGLEEALRLEGKLWDKETFSEILYELEELRQEGTLFSQETERIIPAYPEKPIVKAICLHVAHDCNLRCEYCFAGTGAFGGNRTLMDLETGKRGIDFVLAASKHRNHCEVDFFGGEPLINFGVVKALVDYGKKAAKAQNKTIKFTLTTNGVLLNEEIQNFLEQEEISVVLSLDGRPEIHDRMRPHADGRGSYHEVVPRIQQFTALRPESSPYALGTYYYVRGTYTHFNCDFDRDVLHMADLGVQQISVEPVVAGPEDPYAFQEGDLNKIYESYDRLGEAILQRKSQGQGFNFFHFNIALDHGPCLHKRLSGCGAGHEYVAISPEGDLYPCHQFVGQEAFKLGSLYDQDPLDLKADLVREFRAANIYAKSSCQECWARFACSGGCHAANVAFTQKLNEVYDLGCKLQRKRLEVALYVKIKEIQQN, encoded by the coding sequence ATGTTTAATTTTAAGGAATTGGCAGGATACGATTTCAAAAAGAATGTTCATTGTTTCCGGCAGGGAGACTTATTGATCGGTTACGATGTCAACTCAGGCTCGATACATCTGCTGGATGAAGAGACCTTTAACATTTTAAGAACTATGGAAGACTTAAACAAGAAAGAGAGCCGGCTTTCCCAGGAAGGACTGGAAGAAGCTCTTAGATTGGAGGGAAAACTTTGGGATAAAGAAACATTCTCGGAAATTTTATACGAACTGGAAGAACTTCGCCAGGAAGGGACGCTGTTTTCTCAAGAAACAGAACGGATTATTCCCGCATATCCAGAAAAGCCTATTGTCAAAGCAATTTGCCTTCATGTTGCTCATGACTGTAATTTGCGCTGTGAATACTGTTTTGCCGGAACCGGAGCCTTTGGAGGCAACAGGACATTAATGGATTTGGAGACGGGCAAACGGGGAATTGACTTTGTCTTAGCAGCATCAAAACATAGAAACCATTGCGAGGTAGATTTCTTTGGAGGGGAACCCCTGATAAATTTTGGTGTTGTTAAAGCCTTGGTTGATTACGGAAAAAAAGCCGCAAAGGCTCAAAACAAAACTATTAAATTCACCTTAACTACCAATGGTGTCTTGCTCAATGAAGAAATTCAGAATTTCTTGGAGCAAGAGGAGATTAGTGTCGTTTTAAGTCTCGACGGTCGTCCGGAAATCCATGACCGAATGCGGCCCCATGCTGACGGACGTGGAAGCTATCATGAAGTTGTGCCGCGAATCCAACAATTTACAGCTTTGAGGCCGGAAAGTTCCCCCTATGCTTTGGGAACCTATTATTATGTGCGAGGTACTTATACTCATTTTAATTGCGATTTTGACCGGGATGTCTTACACATGGCTGATCTAGGAGTTCAGCAAATTTCTGTTGAACCCGTGGTGGCAGGGCCGGAGGATCCTTATGCCTTTCAGGAAGGAGATTTAAATAAAATCTATGAATCTTATGACCGCTTAGGCGAGGCCATTCTCCAACGGAAGTCACAGGGGCAGGGTTTTAATTTTTTCCACTTTAATATTGCTCTTGATCATGGCCCCTGCCTGCATAAAAGGTTGTCGGGCTGCGGGGCAGGTCACGAATATGTGGCTATTTCTCCTGAGGGGGATCTTTATCCTTGTCATCAATTTGTCGGACAAGAGGCCTTCAAACTTGGTTCCCTTTACGATCAAGATCCCTTAGATCTTAAGGCAGATTTGGTTCGCGAGTTCCGGGCGGCGAACATCTATGCTAAATCGTCTTGCCAGGAATGCTGGGCCCGATTTGCCTGCAGTGGGGGATGCCACGCGGCGAATGTGGCTTTTACCCAGAAACTTAATGAGGTTTACGATCTTGGCTGTAAGCTGCAAAGAAAACGTTTAGAAGTGGCTTTGTACGTTAAGATTAAAGAAATCCAACAAAATTAA
- a CDS encoding aspartyl-phosphate phosphatase Spo0E family protein, whose product MSLIEDARRKLNDSAESRSLTDPEIVTMSQCLDRLLNEYYLMQDLRSLAS is encoded by the coding sequence ATGTCCTTAATTGAAGATGCTCGTAGAAAATTAAATGACTCCGCAGAAAGTAGAAGTCTGACGGATCCGGAAATTGTGACGATGAGTCAATGTTTGGATAGGTTACTTAACGAGTATTATCTAATGCAAGATTTGAGAAGTTTGGCTTCGTAG
- the scfA gene encoding six-cysteine ranthipeptide SCIFF, whose translation MAKHIQTIVKANLSATVKTGGCGNCQTSCQSACKTSCTVGNQVCVK comes from the coding sequence ATGGCAAAACACATTCAGACGATTGTTAAAGCAAACCTAAGTGCTACTGTTAAAACTGGGGGCTGCGGAAATTGTCAGACCTCTTGCCAATCTGCATGTAAAACTTCATGCACGGTTGGTAACCAAGTGTGTGTTAAATAA
- a CDS encoding HD-GYP domain-containing protein, with protein sequence MIFKLHDERTMVMRCVSVSNLKPGDVLEESVLDNKGRPLLTKGNILTQRHIEYLRKYRIESVYLDEQNSPLREESSICRRPCEKAMGILHESAYLDLPYSSENVEILLTQRICDATIAILREMANNLIQVSIPQKRDYTRQVGQIVEEIIDELSQPHCRNSLSFLIQLKNYDFYTYTHSVNVMILSMVAGIPLGLNNNSLKSLGIGALFHDIGKMSVPIQILNKRKQLNAEEITQVKMHSLKGYYRMKEDGFLDQNGKAVILQHHEKVDGTGYPNKRKGKDIHEFAKIAAVADIYDALTSERPHRNHWAPSEALEYIYSIAGSHLEVDIVTKFARSIAPYPLGSFVQCSNGMKGYVVDNIINPHRPVLQVGKNRIDLNTKFNITITDIMF encoded by the coding sequence TTGATATTCAAATTACATGATGAAAGGACTATGGTAATGCGCTGTGTCAGTGTTTCCAACCTAAAACCGGGCGATGTTCTGGAAGAATCTGTTCTTGACAACAAAGGCCGGCCCTTGCTTACAAAAGGAAATATATTAACCCAAAGACACATTGAGTATTTGCGCAAATACAGAATAGAATCTGTGTATCTTGACGAACAGAATTCCCCTCTGCGTGAAGAAAGTTCGATTTGTCGGCGGCCATGCGAAAAAGCCATGGGCATCTTACACGAATCTGCGTATCTTGACCTGCCATATTCTTCCGAAAACGTAGAGATCTTACTTACCCAACGGATATGTGATGCAACAATTGCCATCTTACGCGAAATGGCAAATAATCTGATACAAGTCTCGATCCCTCAAAAACGGGATTATACACGTCAAGTTGGCCAGATTGTAGAGGAGATCATTGATGAACTGTCTCAGCCTCACTGTAGGAATTCGCTGTCCTTTCTGATTCAGCTGAAGAATTATGATTTTTATACGTATACCCACAGTGTTAATGTGATGATTCTTTCTATGGTGGCCGGAATACCTCTCGGGCTAAACAATAATAGCCTAAAAAGTCTGGGGATCGGTGCTTTATTTCATGATATAGGTAAAATGTCTGTACCGATTCAAATCCTAAACAAGAGGAAACAACTTAATGCTGAGGAGATAACCCAAGTCAAAATGCATTCCTTAAAAGGATATTACAGAATGAAAGAAGACGGCTTCCTTGATCAGAATGGAAAAGCGGTTATTCTGCAGCATCATGAAAAAGTGGACGGTACTGGCTATCCTAACAAGCGAAAAGGAAAGGATATTCACGAGTTCGCCAAAATTGCAGCTGTAGCAGATATTTATGACGCATTAACCAGTGAACGGCCACACCGCAACCATTGGGCGCCGTCAGAAGCCTTGGAATATATTTATTCCATCGCCGGCAGCCATCTGGAGGTAGATATCGTGACCAAATTTGCCCGCAGTATCGCGCCATATCCTCTGGGTTCCTTTGTTCAATGCTCTAATGGCATGAAAGGTTATGTCGTTGACAATATAATTAACCCTCATCGTCCTGTCTTACAAGTAGGGAAAAATAGGATTGATCTGAACACCAAATTCAATATAACAATTACGGACATTATGTTTTAG
- a CDS encoding magnesium transporter, with the protein MSDVKVLGEFFFSQLSNKPIWDVQGRCIGRLHDLAMRWDNLSPLVTGIRYAKKIPALIPIQWVESWDAEGLHLNTTFDQQQTCPLHDDETFIGKWLLDKQIIDLEGSRIVRVNDISLSWVSRDNHQFVVLVAVDIGVRGLFRRLGIEFLLKSIRNNFVGCQYIKPLENRTSSLQLTREKEQLRQLHPADIADLIEEMDYKQRANFLESLDSQQTIDALSEMELDTQVEMISQMDEERASDILEEMPADEAADILSVLSAEKSEELLRLMESDDAEDVRELMQYEEETAGSLMTTEYIGLPVWLTADQAINELRRLAPEAETIYYLYVIDEQETLEGVLSLRELIIAAPHTPLSELMHTKIVKISPFVDHEKVAEIIHKYGLLAVPVVNDQDQVLGIITVDDVLELLMPDRPRAEIHSSLIARRRLRAKGGHSE; encoded by the coding sequence ATGAGCGACGTAAAAGTATTAGGTGAGTTTTTCTTCAGCCAGTTATCCAATAAACCAATCTGGGATGTTCAAGGTCGCTGCATCGGTCGATTACATGACCTTGCCATGCGTTGGGATAATCTCTCACCTCTGGTTACAGGCATTCGCTATGCCAAAAAAATCCCCGCGCTTATTCCGATCCAATGGGTCGAATCCTGGGATGCAGAGGGCCTTCACTTAAATACAACCTTTGATCAGCAACAAACCTGCCCTTTGCATGATGATGAAACATTTATTGGAAAATGGCTCTTAGATAAACAAATTATTGATCTTGAAGGTTCAAGAATCGTACGCGTCAATGATATTTCTTTGTCCTGGGTCTCTCGCGATAATCACCAGTTCGTTGTTTTAGTCGCGGTAGACATTGGAGTCCGCGGCCTGTTTCGCCGCTTAGGTATAGAGTTCTTATTGAAAAGTATTAGGAATAACTTTGTAGGCTGTCAATACATCAAACCTCTGGAAAACAGAACTTCCTCTCTCCAACTAACTCGGGAAAAAGAGCAGCTCCGCCAACTTCACCCTGCAGACATTGCAGACCTTATTGAGGAAATGGATTACAAACAAAGAGCTAACTTTCTCGAATCTCTTGACTCTCAGCAGACCATTGATGCCTTATCAGAAATGGAATTAGACACCCAAGTTGAAATGATTTCCCAGATGGATGAAGAACGTGCCTCCGACATCCTCGAAGAAATGCCTGCTGATGAGGCTGCCGATATCCTGAGTGTTTTATCCGCGGAGAAATCAGAAGAACTTCTTCGCCTCATGGAATCCGATGATGCCGAAGATGTTCGTGAACTGATGCAATATGAAGAGGAAACTGCCGGTTCTCTGATGACGACCGAATACATCGGCTTACCTGTCTGGCTGACCGCCGATCAGGCTATTAATGAATTAAGGCGCCTTGCTCCTGAAGCAGAAACCATTTATTATCTCTATGTTATTGACGAGCAAGAGACTCTCGAAGGTGTGCTCTCGCTCCGAGAACTTATCATTGCCGCTCCCCATACCCCGCTTAGTGAGCTTATGCATACGAAAATTGTCAAAATATCCCCCTTTGTTGATCATGAAAAAGTGGCTGAAATTATTCACAAATATGGTCTGCTTGCCGTCCCTGTCGTCAACGATCAAGATCAGGTCTTGGGTATCATCACCGTTGACGACGTTTTGGAGTTATTAATGCCGGATCGTCCGCGTGCAGAGATACACTCTAGCTTAATTGCACGCCGGCGGCTGCGGGCGAAGGGAGGGCATAGCGAATGA
- a CDS encoding methyl-accepting chemotaxis protein, translating to MTKIKYRILLLLLVTTLIMGLILGGYNIYSVITTEQSNIAQYRTTLYEQFDRQIKLEVQTAYSLVQEEYNKQQKGELTPEQAKTTAADLVRQLRFDNGNYFWIDTTEGINVVLLGRVESEGKSRLNAQDTQGKYFIKEMIANGSKPDGGYTDYTFAKPNQTQPLPKRGYTLLFKPYNWVIGTGNWVDDMDKLVAVKQQEVVKAGQVSVISTIVSMILAFGVALVLGTVLSNKISKQINDVAETAEEIAKGNLNIKKFDTSAKDELGKLGRAFNTMVDNLNQLVKQVSSSAAQVAASSQQLSAGAEQSAQASSQVAAAIMEVSQGAEKQLNAMNESSAIVEQMSAGIQQMVENAKVVVRSSEKTALSASEGSAAIDKTIQQMATIDQTVTGSAEVVMTLGERSKEIGQIVDTISGIAAQTNLLALNAAIEAARAGEQGKGFAVVADEVRKLAEQSQEASQQIAALIHEIQQDTQKAVLSINEGTHQVKLGTEVAETAGQAFKEISTLIEDVTTQVGEISGEIQQMALGNERIVASVSEVFDTSRIITDQTQTVSAATEEQTASVQEIASSSKFLSTMAEELQAALKKFNV from the coding sequence TTGACAAAAATCAAATATCGTATTCTCCTACTCTTGTTAGTTACTACATTAATTATGGGGCTCATCCTTGGCGGCTATAATATTTATAGCGTCATTACGACGGAACAAAGCAATATAGCTCAATATCGTACGACTTTGTACGAACAATTTGACAGGCAGATTAAGCTGGAGGTGCAAACGGCCTATAGCCTGGTTCAGGAAGAGTATAATAAGCAACAAAAAGGAGAATTAACACCGGAACAAGCCAAAACTACGGCAGCCGATTTAGTTAGGCAACTTCGGTTTGACAATGGTAATTATTTCTGGATCGATACGACTGAAGGAATAAATGTAGTTCTTCTCGGAAGAGTCGAGTCCGAGGGCAAATCCCGTCTTAACGCACAGGACACTCAGGGTAAATATTTTATCAAAGAAATGATTGCCAATGGGTCAAAACCGGATGGCGGGTATACTGATTATACTTTTGCCAAGCCGAATCAAACGCAGCCTCTCCCGAAGCGAGGCTACACCCTGTTATTTAAACCTTATAACTGGGTAATTGGGACAGGCAACTGGGTTGATGATATGGACAAGCTTGTGGCAGTTAAGCAACAAGAGGTCGTTAAAGCAGGGCAAGTAAGTGTCATTTCGACCATTGTTTCAATGATTTTAGCTTTCGGAGTCGCCTTAGTATTGGGCACAGTTCTGAGCAATAAGATTTCAAAACAGATAAACGACGTGGCAGAGACAGCCGAAGAAATTGCAAAAGGAAACCTTAATATTAAAAAGTTTGATACCAGCGCAAAAGACGAATTGGGAAAGCTTGGCAGAGCTTTTAACACTATGGTAGATAACTTGAACCAACTGGTAAAACAAGTATCTTCCTCTGCTGCCCAAGTGGCAGCATCATCGCAGCAACTTAGCGCCGGCGCAGAACAATCCGCACAAGCTTCCAGTCAAGTTGCAGCAGCCATTATGGAAGTCTCGCAAGGAGCTGAAAAGCAGCTGAATGCGATGAATGAATCGTCAGCTATTGTTGAACAGATGTCAGCCGGAATTCAGCAAATGGTTGAAAATGCTAAGGTGGTTGTAAGATCTTCGGAGAAAACAGCCCTTTCAGCTTCAGAAGGAAGTGCTGCAATTGACAAGACAATTCAACAAATGGCGACGATTGACCAGACCGTAACCGGTTCGGCAGAAGTCGTTATGACCTTAGGTGAGCGTTCCAAGGAAATCGGACAAATTGTTGATACGATTTCGGGGATAGCTGCGCAAACAAATTTGCTTGCCTTAAATGCTGCAATTGAGGCAGCTCGAGCCGGTGAGCAAGGTAAAGGATTTGCTGTTGTCGCTGACGAAGTGCGTAAATTAGCCGAACAATCCCAGGAAGCTTCGCAACAAATTGCTGCATTAATTCATGAAATCCAACAAGATACGCAAAAGGCTGTTTTGTCAATCAACGAAGGAACTCATCAGGTAAAATTGGGTACTGAGGTCGCTGAAACAGCTGGTCAAGCATTCAAAGAAATTTCGACTTTAATTGAGGATGTAACAACTCAAGTTGGAGAAATTTCAGGGGAGATTCAACAAATGGCCTTGGGCAATGAACGGATTGTTGCCTCAGTCTCCGAAGTCTTTGATACGAGTCGCATTATTACCGATCAAACTCAGACTGTTTCTGCGGCTACAGAGGAACAAACTGCTTCTGTTCAGGAAATTGCTTCTTCCAGTAAGTTCCTGTCTACTATGGCAGAAGAACTGCAAGCTGCGCTGAAGAAATTTAATGTCTAA
- a CDS encoding adenylosuccinate synthase: MAGVVLIGSQWGDEGKGKITDFLAEKANMVVRYQGGNNAGHTVVTNGEEFKLHLIPSGILYEDKTCVIGNGVVIDPKVLLEELNYLEERGIKTGKLLISSNAHVIMPYHLVLDGLEEEGRGNNKIGTTKRGIGPAYMDKASRVGIRVIDLLDNEEFAEKLHRNLEEKNNLLVKVYGKEPMKFEDIYQTYLGYAEKIRPMVTDSSLAIDDCLRTGEKVLFEGAQGTLLDIDHGTYPYVTSSNPIAGGACIGAGVGPTRIDRVVGVIKAYTTRVGEGPFPTELLDEIGEEMRANGHEFGTTTGRPRRCGWFDALIARYAARVSGISDFAVTKLDVLTGLKTLKICVGYRVNNEVIYEFPQSQKIFENCQPVYEELPGWQEDLTKVRRFEELPEAAQNYIKRIEKLTGVNATLIAVGPGREQTIVRGTIF; encoded by the coding sequence ATGGCTGGTGTTGTATTAATTGGTTCGCAATGGGGAGACGAAGGAAAAGGAAAGATTACGGATTTCTTAGCTGAAAAGGCAAATATGGTTGTTCGCTATCAGGGAGGTAATAATGCCGGGCATACCGTTGTAACCAATGGCGAAGAGTTCAAACTACACTTAATTCCCTCAGGGATACTTTATGAAGATAAGACATGTGTTATTGGCAATGGTGTAGTTATTGATCCCAAGGTTTTGTTGGAAGAATTAAATTATTTAGAAGAACGGGGTATCAAAACCGGTAAACTTCTAATCAGCAGCAATGCTCACGTGATTATGCCTTATCACCTGGTCCTGGACGGTCTCGAAGAAGAGGGCCGGGGAAATAATAAAATCGGAACGACAAAACGCGGTATCGGCCCGGCTTACATGGATAAGGCCTCGCGGGTTGGTATCCGGGTTATCGATCTCCTCGATAATGAAGAATTTGCTGAGAAACTGCACCGTAATTTAGAAGAAAAAAATAACCTTTTAGTTAAAGTTTACGGCAAAGAACCCATGAAATTTGAAGATATCTACCAAACTTACTTAGGTTATGCTGAAAAAATCCGTCCCATGGTTACTGACAGCTCTTTAGCCATTGACGATTGCCTGCGAACCGGGGAAAAAGTACTATTTGAAGGTGCTCAGGGTACCTTGTTAGACATAGATCATGGAACCTATCCCTACGTTACCTCCTCTAATCCTATCGCCGGGGGAGCATGTATCGGGGCAGGCGTTGGGCCGACACGCATTGATCGAGTCGTTGGTGTCATTAAAGCTTATACAACTCGCGTGGGAGAAGGACCTTTTCCTACGGAACTTTTAGATGAGATAGGAGAAGAAATGCGGGCAAATGGCCATGAATTTGGCACCACAACAGGCCGCCCTCGCCGCTGTGGCTGGTTCGATGCGTTGATTGCACGCTATGCGGCACGTGTCAGCGGAATTTCAGATTTTGCTGTTACAAAACTCGATGTCCTTACGGGACTTAAGACCTTAAAGATTTGTGTTGGCTATCGGGTTAATAACGAAGTAATTTATGAGTTTCCCCAAAGCCAAAAGATATTTGAGAACTGTCAGCCGGTTTATGAGGAGCTGCCTGGTTGGCAGGAGGATTTAACCAAAGTTCGACGCTTTGAAGAATTGCCAGAGGCTGCTCAAAATTATATTAAGCGGATCGAAAAGCTGACGGGTGTTAATGCAACCTTAATAGCCGTAGGGCCCGGGCGGGAACAAACTATTGTGCGTGGTACAATCTTCTAA
- a CDS encoding metallophosphoesterase family protein, with amino-acid sequence MPTRRDFLKSLAGFGAGSLLSWNLMLPKVAVSQLFKAEQTADTQDIPNTQTSKLSFVVVSDIHIGRLNAIHHFSALLQDNFYSKPDAMVVVGDLGDGVERDYNLLNHELLRHKMVIDYPIFWTIGNHEFYGSFYKNGFWSPRTFPNDETEDQAVNRFLTFAKRDKIYSDTWIKGFHFLFLGTEKSRMSDRRYLDSAFLSSTQLDWLESALSIEQKPSKPVFVFLHQPIPYTTLGGLQRGYVIQWRRLNDILSQHPEVILFNGHTHFKIDYINMVSKENYNIVNSSSLAYPIDRKRHHILNSAPGFVVDVYDEKVVIRGKEYLTRDWISGAEINVPMAT; translated from the coding sequence ATGCCAACAAGAAGGGATTTCTTGAAAAGTTTGGCGGGGTTTGGGGCCGGATCGTTACTATCTTGGAATTTAATGTTGCCTAAAGTCGCTGTTTCCCAATTATTTAAAGCAGAACAAACTGCAGATACTCAGGATATCCCAAATACTCAAACTAGCAAATTGTCTTTTGTTGTAGTCAGTGATATTCACATTGGACGGTTAAATGCAATACATCATTTTTCTGCCTTACTTCAGGATAATTTTTATTCAAAACCGGATGCGATGGTGGTGGTTGGTGATCTTGGTGACGGTGTGGAACGTGATTATAACTTGCTTAACCATGAACTATTAAGGCATAAAATGGTGATTGATTATCCGATTTTTTGGACCATTGGCAACCATGAATTTTATGGTAGCTTTTACAAAAATGGATTTTGGTCACCAAGAACATTTCCTAACGATGAAACGGAAGATCAAGCAGTTAACCGCTTTCTGACATTTGCCAAACGCGATAAGATTTATAGTGATACTTGGATTAAGGGTTTCCATTTCCTTTTCTTGGGGACAGAAAAATCACGGATGAGTGATAGAAGGTACTTGGATTCGGCCTTTTTATCGAGTACCCAACTTGACTGGCTCGAAAGTGCGCTTAGCATTGAGCAAAAACCGTCTAAACCGGTCTTTGTCTTTCTCCATCAACCAATTCCCTACACAACCCTAGGTGGATTACAGCGTGGTTATGTTATACAATGGAGAAGGTTAAATGACATTTTATCGCAACATCCCGAGGTCATACTTTTTAACGGGCATACTCATTTCAAGATTGATTATATTAATATGGTCAGTAAGGAAAATTATAATATTGTCAACAGTTCTTCTTTAGCCTATCCAATTGACAGAAAAAGGCATCATATTTTGAATTCAGCTCCTGGTTTTGTTGTGGATGTATATGATGAAAAAGTAGTTATCAGGGGCAAAGAATATTTAACACGGGATTGGATTAGTGGCGCAGAGATTAACGTGCCCATGGCAACGTAA
- a CDS encoding MarR family winged helix-turn-helix transcriptional regulator, translating into MKNDETEALVQEMDRTMTQFRRIGGQVRSSHAIRPSEFTLLHNIILCTETDPRGIKVSDLSFQLQITPAGVTHIINSLEERGYLERLAEPTDRRVVLVRATQKGKEIIEAMRSDHFCFLKGLTDYLGEHDSKELIRILSSVLNYLKNRGTDY; encoded by the coding sequence ATGAAAAACGATGAAACTGAAGCTTTAGTGCAGGAAATGGATCGCACAATGACTCAATTCAGGAGAATTGGAGGGCAGGTCAGATCTTCGCATGCTATCAGACCCAGTGAATTTACTTTGCTTCACAACATAATTCTATGTACAGAAACTGATCCCAGGGGGATTAAAGTGTCAGACTTGAGCTTTCAGCTTCAAATAACACCTGCAGGGGTTACTCATATTATTAATTCACTGGAAGAACGGGGATATTTGGAACGACTTGCCGAACCAACGGACAGACGTGTTGTGCTTGTTCGGGCAACACAAAAAGGCAAGGAGATTATTGAAGCAATGAGGTCTGATCATTTCTGCTTTTTAAAGGGTTTAACTGATTATCTTGGGGAGCATGACAGTAAGGAATTAATACGAATCTTGTCTTCTGTGCTAAATTACCTTAAGAATCGTGGAACAGACTATTAA